A single window of Leptolyngbya ohadii IS1 DNA harbors:
- a CDS encoding DUF1823 family protein — protein sequence MANLPPLTDATFWAILQDELEDAVANQLVWQALGYRYNEAQQRWDNTAVSEDWRSAYPEPPDFIGSRPATVKLTRSIPPENKQLLKEELGFPGYQVNELVPRKTRRATLVNWLLSYRKLSASGSSS from the coding sequence ATGGCTAACCTTCCACCCCTAACCGATGCTACTTTCTGGGCAATTTTGCAGGACGAGTTAGAGGACGCGGTTGCAAATCAGCTCGTCTGGCAAGCTCTGGGATACCGCTACAATGAGGCGCAGCAACGGTGGGATAATACAGCTGTGTCAGAAGATTGGCGATCGGCTTACCCTGAACCGCCTGACTTCATTGGCAGCCGCCCCGCAACGGTGAAACTCACCCGATCAATACCGCCAGAGAACAAGCAGTTGCTCAAGGAGGAGCTTGGGTTTCCGGGCTATCAGGTGAATGAACTGGTACCGCGAAAAACACGACGGGCGACGCTCGTTAACTGGTTGCTAAGCTATCGCAAGCTCAGTGCATCAGGTTCGTCTTCCTGA
- the queG gene encoding tRNA epoxyqueuosine(34) reductase QueG — protein MICIDSHPNSDLNSDIIKQKALEFGFHKAGIASADAVTSHPPELQRWLDRGCQADMDWMANPRRQDVRSLLPSVRSVICVALNYYTAHPRPEGTQYAKISRYGWGRDYHRILHKKLKAFSQWLQAQGEGIEARYYADTGPIQDKVWAQQAGIGWIAKNSNVITRDYGSWVFLGEILTNLELLPDRPHTQHCGTCTRCLEACPTQAITQPFVVDANRCIAYHTIENRAKSIPPEVAGKMQGWIAGCDICQDVCPWNQRFAQETDVAEFQPYPWNVAPELETIAHLSDEDWDRRFPASALRRIKPEMLRRNAQANLP, from the coding sequence ATGATTTGCATTGATAGCCACCCGAACAGCGATCTCAACAGCGACATCATTAAGCAAAAGGCGCTAGAATTTGGCTTCCACAAAGCAGGAATTGCTTCCGCCGATGCCGTCACGTCCCATCCGCCGGAACTGCAACGCTGGCTCGATCGCGGCTGCCAGGCGGATATGGATTGGATGGCAAACCCCCGCCGTCAGGATGTACGATCGCTGCTCCCTTCAGTCCGATCGGTAATCTGCGTGGCGCTCAACTATTACACTGCCCACCCACGACCAGAGGGCACCCAGTACGCCAAAATTTCTCGTTATGGCTGGGGACGGGACTACCACCGCATTCTGCACAAAAAACTCAAGGCATTTTCCCAGTGGCTCCAGGCACAGGGTGAGGGCATTGAGGCAAGATACTACGCCGATACGGGACCGATTCAGGATAAGGTCTGGGCACAGCAGGCGGGCATTGGTTGGATTGCTAAAAACAGCAATGTGATTACGCGAGACTATGGCTCCTGGGTCTTTCTGGGCGAGATTTTGACCAACCTTGAACTCCTGCCCGATCGCCCTCATACGCAGCACTGCGGCACCTGTACTCGCTGTTTAGAAGCCTGCCCGACTCAAGCCATTACTCAGCCATTTGTCGTAGATGCAAATCGCTGCATCGCCTATCACACAATCGAAAATCGCGCTAAATCAATTCCGCCTGAGGTTGCTGGCAAAATGCAGGGTTGGATTGCCGGATGCGATATCTGTCAGGATGTCTGCCCGTGGAATCAGCGGTTCGCTCAGGAAACGGACGTGGCAGAATTTCAGCCCTACCCGTGGAACGTTGCGCCAGAGCTAGAGACGATCGCCCATCTGTCTGACGAAGACTGGGATCGGCGATTTCCGGCTTCTGCCCTCCGGCGAATTAAACCAGAGATGCTGCGACGCAATGCCCAGGCAAATCTGCCCTGA
- a CDS encoding phosphate-starvation-inducible PsiE family protein: protein MDFFRQFAKSFRSATSDDSFLSGLKRMETIVAKILSLAMVVVIFVSVFELCLFIGKEVLLNDKLADPDQFYTVTLIKIFGLFLNVLIALEVLENITAYLKKHVVQLELVVITSLTAVARKIIIFDFSKSGGLELMALALAIFALSLSYWIVRRQNKESGSPH from the coding sequence ATGGACTTCTTCCGCCAGTTTGCCAAATCTTTCCGCAGTGCGACCAGCGATGACAGCTTTCTGTCGGGTCTAAAACGCATGGAAACGATCGTCGCTAAAATTTTGTCTCTGGCGATGGTGGTGGTAATTTTTGTTAGCGTGTTCGAGCTGTGCCTATTTATCGGCAAGGAAGTCCTGCTAAACGACAAGCTAGCCGATCCGGATCAGTTCTATACAGTGACGCTGATCAAGATTTTCGGCTTGTTTCTGAACGTCCTGATCGCGCTGGAAGTCCTGGAAAACATCACGGCTTACCTGAAAAAGCACGTCGTTCAGCTTGAGCTAGTGGTCATTACTTCCCTCACAGCAGTCGCCCGAAAGATTATTATTTTCGATTTCTCGAAGTCCGGCGGCTTAGAACTGATGGCGCTGGCACTAGCGATTTTTGCCCTATCTCTGAGCTATTGGATTGTGCGCCGACAGAATAAGGAGAGTGGGTCGCCGCATTGA
- a CDS encoding carbohydrate ABC transporter permease: MLKSWSAFLQNSRQERSWHRFTPYLFLLPALLLLGLTVFYPALQAFFLSFTRYEYDITQPPVWIGLENFQRLLTDEVFWKTLRNTIVYLIGVVPILVLLPLVLAILVNKSLKGIRWFRAAYYTPVVISMVVAGIAWRWLYAEDGLLNQFLRWLNLSQEGIPWLTSPRFALFSVMLVTVWKGLGYYMVIYLAGLQSIPGDLYEAAAIDGSDGWRRHWDITVPLMRPYLFLVAVISAISATKVFEEVFIMTQGGPRSSSKTLVYYVYEKAFQDLEISYACTIGLVMFLLILTLSIVRLTLSREPTSDIKF; the protein is encoded by the coding sequence ATGCTGAAATCCTGGAGTGCCTTCCTACAAAACTCCCGACAGGAACGATCCTGGCATCGGTTCACGCCCTACCTGTTTCTGTTGCCTGCGCTGCTGCTGCTGGGGCTAACGGTGTTTTATCCGGCACTGCAAGCTTTCTTCCTCAGCTTTACCCGCTACGAGTACGATATTACCCAGCCGCCGGTCTGGATTGGCTTAGAGAACTTTCAGCGGCTTCTCACGGATGAGGTCTTTTGGAAGACCCTGAGAAATACGATCGTCTACCTGATTGGCGTTGTGCCGATTCTAGTCTTGCTGCCCCTAGTTCTGGCGATTCTGGTCAATAAGTCGCTCAAAGGAATTCGCTGGTTTCGCGCCGCTTACTACACGCCCGTGGTCATTTCGATGGTGGTAGCGGGAATTGCATGGCGCTGGCTCTACGCCGAGGATGGCTTGCTGAATCAGTTTTTGCGCTGGCTGAACCTATCCCAGGAGGGCATTCCCTGGCTGACCAGTCCTCGCTTCGCCCTGTTTAGCGTCATGCTCGTCACCGTCTGGAAGGGTCTAGGCTACTACATGGTGATCTACCTGGCAGGACTCCAGAGCATTCCGGGGGATTTGTACGAAGCAGCAGCGATCGACGGATCAGACGGCTGGCGGAGACATTGGGATATCACCGTTCCCCTGATGCGTCCCTACCTGTTTTTGGTCGCGGTCATTTCTGCAATTTCAGCTACGAAAGTTTTTGAAGAAGTGTTCATCATGACTCAGGGTGGACCTCGCAGCAGCTCTAAAACCCTGGTCTACTACGTCTACGAGAAAGCTTTTCAGGATCTTGAAATTAGCTACGCCTGCACGATCGGCTTAGTCATGTTTTTACTGATCCTGACTTTATCGATCGTCCGTCTCACCCTCAGCCGCGAACCTACCAGCGACATCAAGTTTTAA
- a CDS encoding TlyA family RNA methyltransferase, whose amino-acid sequence MPKQRLDALLVERNFCTSRQQAQRLIRAGEVLVNQQRIDKPGTEVNIEAEIQVKEKSPYVSRGGEKLAKALEVFQIPVAERICLDGGISTGGFTDCLLQAGAKQVYGIDVGYGQVAWSLRQDPRVILRERTNLRYLKPEELYGDNYLYPDLGVIDVSFISLTKVLPAFWNLLQPPREAILLVKPQFEVGKEKIGKKGVVRDLKDQAGAIEQVLQCAKSLGWQYRGVTWSPLLGPAGNIEYLLWLSIEADAKVTETIAESDSLRLLLQRLTQSAYQSLNTQSSTSQS is encoded by the coding sequence TTGCCTAAACAACGCCTCGACGCCCTCCTGGTTGAACGAAATTTCTGCACCTCCCGCCAGCAGGCACAGCGGCTCATTCGTGCTGGGGAAGTGCTGGTTAATCAGCAGCGGATTGACAAGCCCGGAACGGAAGTCAATATCGAAGCAGAAATTCAGGTCAAAGAAAAATCGCCCTACGTCTCGCGAGGTGGCGAAAAGCTGGCAAAAGCCCTGGAAGTTTTTCAGATTCCAGTAGCAGAGCGGATTTGCCTGGATGGGGGTATTTCGACCGGAGGTTTTACGGACTGTCTGCTGCAAGCGGGGGCAAAGCAAGTCTACGGCATTGATGTAGGTTACGGTCAGGTTGCCTGGAGTCTGCGGCAAGACCCTCGCGTCATTCTGCGCGAACGCACCAATTTACGCTATCTCAAGCCTGAAGAACTCTACGGGGACAATTACCTCTACCCCGATCTGGGCGTGATTGACGTTTCCTTTATTTCCCTCACCAAAGTTCTTCCCGCCTTCTGGAACCTGCTTCAACCGCCAAGGGAGGCTATTCTCCTGGTAAAACCCCAGTTTGAAGTTGGCAAAGAAAAAATTGGTAAAAAGGGAGTTGTCCGTGACCTCAAAGACCAGGCAGGCGCGATCGAACAAGTCCTACAGTGCGCCAAATCCCTGGGCTGGCAATATCGGGGCGTTACTTGGTCTCCCCTTCTGGGACCCGCCGGAAATATCGAATATCTTCTCTGGCTCAGCATAGAGGCTGATGCAAAAGTAACAGAAACGATCGCCGAATCAGATTCCCTCCGCCTACTCCTGCAACGGCTCACCCAATCCGCTTACCAGAGCCTCAATACCCAAAGTTCTACGAGTCAAAGCTAA
- a CDS encoding FHA domain-containing protein: MIILSLLHPVKQVPVQVWTFPDSESVIRIGRSNDNQVVLYSAVVSRHHVELHRVGAGWEMTNLGTNGTYLDGKRVTQVAVTDGAVIRLARSGPNLQIRLSETALDELNHNPMLTRMSHSGQDASHVTTEITGQTYSENMANHPSESVKLDVPQQVPSVERPGSSY; this comes from the coding sequence GTGATCATCCTTTCCCTTCTTCATCCCGTTAAGCAGGTTCCGGTGCAGGTCTGGACGTTCCCAGATTCCGAGTCTGTGATTCGTATTGGTCGATCGAATGACAATCAGGTTGTTTTATACAGTGCAGTCGTTTCTCGACATCATGTAGAGCTACACCGGGTTGGGGCAGGGTGGGAAATGACTAATCTGGGCACGAACGGGACGTATCTAGACGGTAAGCGCGTTACCCAGGTTGCCGTCACCGATGGAGCAGTGATTCGCTTAGCCCGATCGGGACCCAACCTGCAAATCCGCCTCAGCGAAACCGCTTTAGATGAACTAAACCATAACCCCATGCTGACTCGGATGAGCCATTCCGGGCAGGATGCCTCCCACGTTACCACGGAGATTACGGGACAGACCTATTCCGAAAACATGGCTAATCATCCTTCTGAAAGCGTCAAACTTGATGTACCGCAGCAGGTGCCGTCTGTAGAAAGACCGGGCAGTTCCTATTGA
- a CDS encoding cysteine desulfurase family protein: MQIYLDYSATTPPRSEVIQRIQQVMQEQWGNPSSLHQWGERSAVAVEQARMQVAALLGASPEAIVFTSGGTESNNLAVLGVTRRYQQPQHVIISSIEHSAISEPVRWLEQQGWQVTRLPVDATGRINPDDLQAALRPNTVLVSIIYGQSEVGTLQPIETLGQIVRSHGAVFHTDAVQVAGKLPIQVSQLPVDLLSVSSHKLYGPQGVGALYVRPSVELVPLLAGGGQEFRLRSGTQPVPLIAGFGVAAELAEAEMLTEMLRLIRLRDRLFDQLADVADLVPTGDRLHRLPHHVSFYWRAGDGEKRSGKTLVRQMNLAGIAISAGSACHSGKLVPSPVLSAMGLNSCAAKSGIRLTLGRVTTEADVDWTAMVLKQVLNRLTPLPTLSVCQSQ, translated from the coding sequence ATGCAAATCTATCTTGACTACAGTGCAACGACTCCTCCTCGATCGGAAGTCATCCAGCGAATACAGCAGGTCATGCAGGAGCAGTGGGGGAATCCATCCAGTTTGCATCAGTGGGGAGAGCGATCGGCGGTGGCGGTCGAACAAGCCAGAATGCAGGTTGCTGCGCTGTTGGGAGCTTCTCCAGAAGCGATCGTGTTTACCTCTGGCGGCACAGAATCTAACAATCTTGCAGTTTTGGGTGTGACTCGCCGCTATCAGCAGCCCCAGCACGTCATTATTTCCAGCATCGAGCATTCTGCCATTTCTGAGCCTGTGCGCTGGCTAGAACAGCAGGGTTGGCAGGTTACTCGCTTACCCGTTGATGCGACAGGTCGAATTAATCCAGACGATTTGCAGGCGGCTCTGCGCCCGAATACGGTATTGGTTTCCATCATTTATGGACAGAGTGAGGTAGGCACACTTCAGCCAATTGAGACCCTGGGGCAGATTGTCCGCTCTCATGGGGCTGTCTTTCATACGGATGCAGTGCAGGTTGCCGGAAAACTGCCAATTCAGGTATCACAGCTTCCCGTTGATTTGCTTTCCGTGTCGAGCCATAAGCTGTATGGACCGCAGGGCGTGGGAGCGCTTTACGTCCGTCCCAGTGTTGAGCTTGTGCCCCTACTGGCGGGGGGCGGACAGGAGTTTCGGCTGCGATCGGGCACTCAACCCGTCCCCCTCATAGCAGGCTTTGGAGTTGCCGCAGAACTGGCAGAAGCTGAGATGCTTACAGAGATGCTACGTTTAATTCGGCTGCGCGATCGGCTGTTTGATCAGCTTGCAGATGTAGCGGATTTGGTGCCAACGGGCGATCGGCTTCATCGACTTCCCCATCACGTTAGCTTTTACTGGCGAGCGGGCGACGGTGAGAAGCGGAGCGGCAAAACCCTTGTGCGGCAGATGAACCTGGCGGGAATTGCTATCAGTGCAGGGTCAGCCTGTCATAGCGGTAAGTTGGTGCCCAGTCCGGTACTGTCTGCGATGGGGCTGAATAGTTGTGCCGCTAAATCCGGGATTCGGTTAACCCTGGGCAGAGTAACGACGGAAGCAGATGTAGATTGGACGGCTATGGTACTCAAGCAAGTGCTTAACCGACTCACGCCCCTACCCACTTTGTCGGTTTGTCAATCTCAGTAA
- a CDS encoding Crp/Fnr family transcriptional regulator, with product MEQLAFPAKQTIFTQGEEGRSLYVLVSGRVQVHIGDRELARLEQGACFGEMAVFDAEPRSASVTTLEHCECLMLTQQQLYDAIEETPGIAINIVRLMSRRIRHLNQKLNEVSQRGMTAGRR from the coding sequence ATGGAGCAGCTCGCCTTCCCGGCAAAGCAAACGATCTTCACCCAGGGCGAAGAAGGACGATCGCTCTATGTTCTCGTCTCCGGGCGGGTACAGGTGCATATTGGCGATCGAGAACTGGCACGATTGGAGCAGGGCGCCTGTTTTGGCGAAATGGCAGTGTTTGACGCTGAACCTCGCTCAGCCTCCGTTACGACGCTAGAACACTGCGAGTGCCTTATGCTGACCCAGCAGCAGCTTTATGATGCGATCGAAGAAACGCCGGGAATTGCGATTAATATCGTTCGGCTGATGTCTCGCCGTATCCGCCACCTGAATCAAAAGCTCAACGAAGTTAGCCAGCGAGGAATGACGGCTGGAAGGCGCTAG
- a CDS encoding DNA-directed RNA polymerase subunit omega, whose protein sequence is MTALNKTSTRSSAAAKRSTLDTSQLMRRAEDLISAASNRYRITVQVANRAQRRRFEEFDSLDDPKMKPVIRAIIEMSDELTQPEIIGE, encoded by the coding sequence ATGACTGCCCTCAATAAAACCTCAACCCGCAGCAGCGCCGCCGCAAAGCGCTCCACGCTCGATACCAGTCAACTCATGCGCCGGGCAGAAGATCTGATCAGTGCCGCTTCTAACCGCTATCGGATTACGGTTCAGGTCGCAAACCGGGCACAGCGTCGCCGCTTTGAGGAGTTCGACAGCCTGGACGATCCCAAGATGAAGCCCGTGATTCGCGCAATTATCGAAATGTCTGACGAGCTAACCCAACCCGAAATTATCGGCGAGTAG
- a CDS encoding TM2 domain-containing protein translates to MNSSRTSYLLWLGCLFGFCGLHRFYNGKPVTGVIWFLTGGLLGIGQFVDLFLIPRMVEKHNIKIRNRRLIAPLKEDSGYPQSAIESVKPYVNPKQTRQEIRLKLLNAAVARGGRLSVTQGVLDTGLDFEEVEVALREMVKSGYVGVENHPATGIVLYHFLEL, encoded by the coding sequence ATGAACAGCTCCAGAACAAGCTACCTACTCTGGTTGGGTTGCCTCTTTGGTTTTTGTGGGCTGCACCGCTTTTACAACGGAAAGCCAGTGACAGGGGTAATCTGGTTTCTGACGGGAGGACTGCTGGGAATTGGTCAGTTCGTGGATCTATTCCTGATTCCTCGTATGGTCGAAAAGCACAATATCAAAATTAGGAATCGACGGCTGATCGCTCCGCTAAAGGAGGATTCTGGATATCCTCAGTCTGCGATCGAGTCTGTGAAACCGTATGTCAATCCAAAGCAGACTCGGCAAGAGATTCGCTTAAAGCTACTGAATGCTGCGGTTGCGAGAGGGGGTAGGCTCTCCGTTACTCAGGGTGTGTTGGATACGGGATTGGATTTTGAAGAAGTAGAAGTTGCTCTGCGCGAGATGGTGAAATCAGGTTATGTGGGGGTTGAAAACCATCCTGCAACAGGTATTGTCCTATACCACTTTCTGGAGCTTTAG
- a CDS encoding RidA family protein has translation MTREIIRTNQAPAPVGPYNQAVVAAGQLVFVAGQIPLDPATGAIVGEGEVAKQTEQVFANLKGVLEAAGVTLQDVVKTTVFLADMNDFAAMNAVYAQYFDEALAPARACVEVSRLPKDVRVEIECIAVKS, from the coding sequence ATGACCCGTGAGATTATTCGTACCAATCAGGCTCCTGCCCCCGTAGGTCCCTACAATCAGGCGGTGGTTGCCGCAGGGCAGCTTGTGTTTGTCGCAGGACAAATTCCTCTTGATCCGGCAACGGGTGCGATCGTTGGAGAGGGAGAGGTTGCAAAGCAAACGGAGCAGGTGTTTGCCAACCTGAAAGGAGTGCTGGAAGCCGCAGGGGTAACATTGCAGGACGTTGTTAAAACCACCGTATTCCTGGCGGATATGAACGACTTTGCAGCGATGAACGCAGTTTATGCCCAGTATTTTGATGAAGCTCTGGCTCCTGCCCGCGCCTGTGTAGAGGTATCTCGCTTGCCTAAGGACGTGCGGGTTGAAATTGAGTGTATTGCGGTGAAGTCCTAA
- the fabI gene encoding enoyl-ACP reductase FabI, producing the protein MLNLTGKNALVTGIANNKSIAWGIAQQLHAAGANLGVTYLPDDKGRFEKKVAELVEPLQPSLFLPLDVQNEAQLQETFDTIKDKWGKIDILVHCLAFASKDALSGDFSSVSRQDFSQAIEVSAYSLVSMGRAAKPLMTEGGSIVTLTYLGGVRVIPNYNTMGIAKAALEMNVRYLAAELGSQNVRVNGISAGPIRTLASSAVGGILDMIHHVEEVAPLRRTVTQAEVGNAAAFLCSDLASGITGQILYVDAGYEIMGM; encoded by the coding sequence ATGCTGAACTTAACCGGAAAAAATGCGCTGGTAACTGGCATTGCAAACAATAAATCGATCGCCTGGGGAATTGCTCAACAGCTTCATGCAGCCGGAGCAAACCTGGGTGTAACCTATCTGCCCGACGACAAGGGACGGTTTGAGAAAAAGGTAGCGGAACTAGTAGAACCGCTTCAGCCCAGTTTATTTCTGCCCCTCGATGTGCAAAACGAGGCTCAGCTCCAGGAAACCTTTGACACCATCAAGGACAAGTGGGGCAAGATCGATATTTTGGTTCACTGTCTTGCCTTTGCCAGCAAGGATGCGCTGAGCGGCGACTTTAGCAGTGTATCCCGCCAGGATTTTTCTCAGGCGATCGAAGTGAGTGCCTATTCGTTGGTGAGTATGGGTCGTGCTGCTAAACCTCTGATGACTGAGGGAGGCAGTATTGTAACGCTCACCTATTTGGGAGGCGTACGAGTTATTCCTAACTACAATACGATGGGCATTGCCAAAGCCGCCCTAGAGATGAATGTGCGCTACCTGGCAGCTGAACTGGGATCGCAAAATGTGCGAGTCAACGGAATTTCTGCGGGACCAATTCGCACCCTTGCCTCCTCAGCCGTAGGCGGCATTCTGGATATGATTCACCATGTTGAGGAAGTTGCGCCCCTGCGCCGTACTGTGACCCAGGCAGAAGTAGGTAATGCGGCTGCCTTTCTATGCAGTGACTTAGCCAGCGGTATTACGGGACAAATCCTCTACGTGGATGCGGGTTACGAAATTATGGGAATGTAG
- a CDS encoding DUF1993 domain-containing protein: MQSQTVDSIKSLFQSRLATLEHLLKVAQAHFCDDESFLQKRIAADMLPFGTQIAFTCNQPRNFALWCDGKPANNLDPNVTSLAQAYESISNTNELLLSINAEDTKLAEMTRIDLGQNLYIELSGSAYANEFLIPNFYFHLVTAYDILRMAGVPIGKRDYMMHLVPLIKQG, translated from the coding sequence ATGCAAAGTCAGACTGTAGATTCAATCAAAAGCCTTTTTCAAAGCCGCTTAGCAACTCTTGAGCATCTCTTAAAGGTAGCTCAGGCACATTTTTGTGATGACGAGTCGTTTCTTCAAAAGCGCATCGCGGCTGATATGTTGCCCTTCGGCACCCAGATTGCCTTCACCTGTAATCAACCCCGCAACTTTGCACTCTGGTGCGACGGTAAACCTGCGAATAATTTAGATCCAAATGTCACATCTCTGGCACAGGCATACGAATCCATATCAAATACAAACGAACTTCTTTTGAGCATCAATGCTGAAGATACAAAGCTAGCTGAGATGACGCGCATTGATTTGGGCCAGAATCTTTACATCGAACTGTCCGGCAGCGCCTACGCGAATGAATTTCTAATCCCAAACTTTTACTTCCATCTGGTCACAGCGTATGACATTCTTCGTATGGCTGGTGTACCCATTGGAAAACGAGATTACATGATGCACCTCGTACCGTTAATCAAGCAGGGATGA
- a CDS encoding response regulator: MSTVLIVDDSQTVRKMLSDLLQNSGIQVVEATNGIEAQEKIQSNLPDLVITDLIMPGMNGYDLCRWMKKEPEMQNIPILICSTKDQEFDRYWGMKQGADAYITKPFHPTEMMKTVKQLLQTAR; the protein is encoded by the coding sequence ATGAGTACGGTTTTAATTGTAGATGACAGTCAAACAGTACGAAAAATGCTGTCAGATCTGCTGCAAAATAGCGGCATCCAAGTTGTAGAAGCAACAAACGGCATTGAAGCACAGGAAAAAATCCAGAGCAACCTGCCTGATCTAGTGATTACGGACCTCATCATGCCGGGAATGAATGGCTATGATCTGTGCCGCTGGATGAAAAAAGAGCCTGAAATGCAGAATATTCCAATTCTAATTTGCTCCACTAAAGATCAGGAGTTCGATCGCTATTGGGGCATGAAACAGGGCGCAGATGCTTACATTACCAAGCCCTTTCACCCCACAGAAATGATGAAAACCGTCAAGCAACTTTTGCAGACGGCACGTTAA
- a CDS encoding DUF1818 family protein — translation MARQLKTGAGWRLGWDAEAAQFKGLVGSDEWAIELTEAELEDFCRLVVQLDQTMTQMQQELMAEERISLEVESDRIWLEAEGFPQAYDLHLIVLTGRGAEGTWTAQSIPELVQAVQMLKVF, via the coding sequence ATGGCACGTCAGCTAAAAACGGGAGCCGGATGGCGGCTTGGATGGGATGCCGAAGCAGCGCAGTTTAAGGGACTGGTCGGCAGTGATGAATGGGCGATCGAACTAACCGAAGCAGAACTGGAGGATTTTTGTCGGTTAGTGGTGCAGCTTGACCAAACTATGACCCAAATGCAGCAGGAACTCATGGCGGAGGAGCGGATTTCCCTGGAGGTCGAGAGCGATCGCATCTGGCTGGAAGCAGAAGGCTTTCCCCAGGCGTACGATCTGCACCTGATTGTATTAACCGGGCGTGGCGCAGAAGGAACCTGGACAGCACAGTCCATTCCTGAGCTAGTGCAGGCAGTCCAGATGCTCAAGGTTTTCTAA
- the mnmA gene encoding tRNA 2-thiouridine(34) synthase MnmA, whose product MNKVVVGLSGGVDSSVAAATLHRQGYEVVGVTLWLMKGKGQCCSEGMVDAARLCEELNIPYHVVDSREAFEKNIVDYLVSGYGAGITPLPCSQCNKAVKFGPMLDYAKTELGIDRIATGHYARITQSADGRYELRRAVDPNKDQSYFLYDLNQDILAHVLFPLGDQPKTETRRMATEFGLHTAEKPESQDLCLIEAHGSMRTFLDKYLPPQKGEIVDVSGQVLGEHEGIHHYTIGQRRGIGIAHSEPLYVVGIDAGKNRVIVGDRTQAQNTECTVQRVNWVSIAEPKAPIRAEVQIRYRSTAVPCTVMPLEEARARIVFDEPQFSITPGQAAVWYQGDLLLGGGVIEPEASAAPSL is encoded by the coding sequence ATGAACAAAGTTGTTGTTGGTCTTTCTGGAGGAGTTGATAGTTCAGTTGCAGCAGCTACGCTCCATCGTCAGGGCTATGAGGTGGTTGGGGTAACGCTGTGGTTGATGAAAGGCAAGGGACAATGCTGCTCGGAAGGCATGGTCGATGCTGCGCGCCTCTGTGAGGAGCTGAACATTCCCTATCACGTTGTAGATAGCCGGGAAGCGTTCGAGAAAAATATTGTGGATTATTTGGTGAGTGGTTATGGGGCAGGCATTACGCCGCTGCCCTGTTCCCAGTGCAATAAAGCCGTTAAGTTTGGTCCTATGCTGGACTACGCTAAAACGGAGCTGGGAATCGATCGGATTGCAACCGGACACTACGCCCGCATTACCCAGTCCGCTGATGGACGCTACGAACTGCGCCGTGCCGTTGATCCGAACAAGGATCAGTCCTATTTTCTCTACGATCTAAATCAGGACATCCTTGCCCATGTGCTGTTTCCGCTGGGCGACCAGCCAAAGACTGAAACCCGGCGTATGGCGACAGAGTTTGGGCTGCACACGGCAGAAAAACCGGAAAGTCAGGATCTCTGTTTGATCGAAGCACATGGCTCCATGCGAACCTTCCTCGACAAATACTTGCCGCCGCAAAAGGGTGAGATTGTGGATGTCTCCGGTCAGGTACTGGGTGAGCATGAGGGAATTCACCATTACACGATCGGTCAGCGACGCGGGATTGGGATTGCCCATTCCGAGCCGCTTTACGTCGTTGGGATTGATGCTGGCAAAAATCGGGTGATTGTAGGCGATCGCACTCAGGCACAAAATACAGAATGCACGGTGCAGCGGGTCAATTGGGTTTCGATTGCAGAACCTAAGGCGCCCATTCGTGCCGAAGTGCAGATCCGCTACCGATCTACTGCGGTTCCCTGTACGGTCATGCCTCTGGAAGAGGCTCGTGCACGAATCGTGTTTGACGAGCCGCAGTTTAGCATTACACCGGGTCAGGCAGCGGTCTGGTATCAGGGGGACTTGCTGCTAGGGGGCGGTGTCATTGAGCCGGAGGCTTCCGCAGCACCATCGCTGTAA